In Perca flavescens isolate YP-PL-M2 chromosome 7, PFLA_1.0, whole genome shotgun sequence, the following proteins share a genomic window:
- the LOC114558615 gene encoding LOW QUALITY PROTEIN: ER degradation-enhancing alpha-mannosidase-like protein 2 (The sequence of the model RefSeq protein was modified relative to this genomic sequence to represent the inferred CDS: inserted 2 bases in 1 codon; deleted 1 base in 1 codon), with protein MRAPVCVALFVWLLSDAAARQFTEEEMAAVRQRIKAMFYHAYNSYLDNAFPYDELRPLTCDGQDTWGSFSLTLIDALDTLLVLGNRTEFQRVAPLLQDTVDFDIDANASVFETNIRVVGGLLSAHLLAGRXGMELEPGWPCSGPLLRMAEDAARKLLPAFQTPSGMPYGTVNLLSGVSPTETPVTCTAGVGTFILEFATLSRLTGDATFEKAARQALRALWKTRSDIGLVGNHINILSLKWVAQDAGIGAGVDSYFEYLVKGAIMLQDEELLNMFLEYDRAIQNYTRFEDWYLWVQMHRGTVSMPVFQSLEAFWPGLQSLLGNLDSAVRTFQNYYSVWRQFGGLPEFYSIPQGYTVDKREGYPLRPELIESAMYLFRATGDHTYLQLGLDALESIEKITRTPCGYASVKDVRDHALDNRMESFFLAETIKYLYLLFDPAHFLHGGGAEGDGSWEAGGEDGQCVLGAGGFIFNTEAHPLDAAALHCCSQHAAESRALADLLLTQGPPPGQSQTQGPPPGQSQTQGPPPGQSQTQGPPPGQSQTQGPPPGQSQTQGSPPGQSQTQGPSPGQSQTQDSSPGQSQTQGSSLANHRHRARPWSITDTGHRARPGQSQTQGSSPGQSQTQGPPPGQSQTQGSSPGQSQTQDSSPGQSQTQGPPPGQSESIALKPGEKKTPPALSCPVQPFSARLAVLGQVFTDNTWRCRRSDPFRPVQTSSDPFSDPPVQTSLDPFRPVQTRLDPFRPVQTSLDPFRPVQTRSDPFRPVQTSLDPFRPVQTRSDPFRPVQTRLDPFRPVQTRSDPFRPVQTRLDPFRPVQTRLDPFRPVQTRSDQFRPVQTRLDPFRPVQTRSDPFRPVQTRSDQFRPVQTSSDPFRPVQTRSDQFRPVQTRSDPFRPVQTRSD; from the exons ATGCGCGCTCCCGTGTGCGTGGCGCTGTTTGTTTGGCTGCTGAGCGATGCGGCGGCGCGTCAGTTCACTGAGGAGGAGATGGCTGCTGTCAG ACAGCGCATCAAAGCCATGTTCTACCACGCCTACAACAGTTACCTTGACAACGCGTTCCCCTACGACGAGCTCCGCCCACTCACCTGTGACGGACAGGACACCTGGGGCAG tttctctctcactctgatCGATGCTCTCGACACTCTGCTG GTTTTGGGAAACCGCACCGAA TTTCAGCGCGTGGCGCCGCTGCTCCAGGACACCGTGGACTTTGATATCGACGCCAACGCCTCCGTGTTCGAAACCAACATCagag tggtgGGGGGTCTGCTGTCGGCTCACCTGTTGGCAGGTCG GGGGATGGAGCTGGAGCCCGGTTGGCCGTGTTCAGGACCTCTGCTGAGGATGGCCGAGGACGCTGCCAGGAAACTGCTGcctg CGTTCCAGACGCCCAGCGGCATGCCGTACGGCACGGTGAACCTGCTGAGCGGCGTCAGTCCCACGGAGACGCCCGTGACGTGCACCGCCGGCGTGGGAACCTTCATCCTGGAGTTCGCCACGCTGAGCCGCCTGACGGGAGACGCCACGTTTGAGAAGGCCGCCCGCCAGGCCCTGCGAGCGCTGTGGAAGACCAGATCGGACATCGGGCTG gTGGGGAACCACATTAACATCCTGTCTCTGAAGTGGGTTGCCCAGGACGCTGGTATTGGAGCGGGGGTGGACTCGTACTTTGAGTACCTGGTGAAAGGAGCCATCATGCTGCAGGACGAAGAACTGCTCAACATGTTCCTGG AGTACGACCGAGCCATCCAGAACTACACCCGCTTCGAGGACTGGTACCTCTGGGTCCAGATGCACCGAGGAACCGTCTCCATGCCGGTGTTCCAGTCTCTGGAGGCCTTCTGGCCCGGCCTGCag tcTCTCCTCGGGAACCTGGACAGCGCCGTGAGAACTTTCCAGAACTATTACTCGGTGTGGAGGCAGTTTGGAGGTCTGCCGGAGTTCTACAGCATCCCTCAGGGGTACACGGTGGACAAGAGAGAGGGGTACCCACTGAGACCAg AGTTGATAGAGAGTGCGATGTACCTGTTCAGGGCGACAGGCGACCACACCTACCTGCAGCTGGGCCTCGATGCTCTGGAGTCCATCGAGAAGATCACCAGGACGCCCTGCGGATACGCCAGC gtgaaAGATGTGCGCGACCACGCGCTGGACAACCGCATGGAGTCCTTCTTCCTGGCTGAGACCATCAAGTACCTGTACCTGCTGTTTGACCCCGCCCACTTCCTGCACGGCGGGGGGGCGGAGGGCGACGGGTCGTGGGAGGCGGGCGGCGAGGACGGCCAGTGTGTTTTGGGGGCGGGGGGGTTCATCTTCAACACGGAGGCCCACCCTCTGGACGCCGCCGCGCTGCACTGCTGCAGCCAGCACGCCGCCGAGAGCCGCGCACTGGCTGACCTCCTGCTGACACAAGGCCCGCCCCCCGGCCAATCACAGACACAGGGCCCGCCCCCCGGCCAATCACAGACACAGGGCCCGCCCCCTGGCCAATCACAGACACAGGGCCCGCCCCCCGGCCAATCACAGACACAGGGCCCGCCCCCTGGCCAATCACAGACACAGGGCTCGCCCCCCGGCCAATCACAGACACAGGGCCCGTCCCCTGGCCAATCACAGACACAGGACTCGTCACCTGGCCAATCACAGACACAGGGCTCGTCCCTGGCCAATCACAGACACAGGGCCCGCCCCTGGTCAATCACAGACACAGG ACACAGGGCCCGCCCTGGCCAATCACAGACACAGGGCTCGTCACCTGGCCAATCACAGACACAGGGCCCGCCCCCTGGCCAATCACAGACACAGGGCTCGTCCCCTGGCCAATCACAGACTCAGGACTCGTCACCTGGCCAATCACAGACACAGGGCCCGCCCCCTGGCCAATCAGAAAGCATCGCTCTGAAGCCCGGCGAGAAGAAGACGCCGCCGGCGCTGTCCTGTCCCGTGCAGCCGTTCAGCGCTCGGCTCGCCGTCCTCGGACAAGTTTTCACCGACAACACGTGGCGCTGCCGCCGCTCAGACCCGTTCAGACCCGTTCAGACCAGTTCAGACCCGTTTTCAGACCC ACCCGTTCAGACCAGTTTAGACCCGTTCAGACCCGTTCAGACCCGTTTAGACCCGTTCAGACCCGTTCAGACCAGTTTAGACCCGTTCAGACCCGTTCAGACCCGTTCAGACCCGTTTAGACCCGTTCAGACCAGTTTAGACCCGTTCAGACCCGTTCAGACCCGTTCAGACCCGTTTAGACCCGTTCAGACCCGTTTAGACCCGTTCAGACCAGTTCAGACCCGTTCAGACCCGTTTAGACCCGTTCAGACCCGTTTAGACCCGTTCAGACCCGTTCAGACCCGTTTAGACCCGTTCAGACCCGTTCAGACCCGTTCAGACCAGTTCAGACCCGTTCAGACCCGTTTAGACCCGTTCAGACCCGTTCAGACCCGCTCAGACCCGTTCAGACCAGTTCAGACCCGTTCAGACCAGTTTAGACCAGTTCAGACCAGTTCAGACCCGTTCAGACCAGTTCAGACCCGTTCAGACCAGTTTAGACCAGTTCAGACCCGTTCAGACCCGTTCAGACCAGTTCAGACCCGTTCAGACTAG